The following proteins are encoded in a genomic region of Solea senegalensis isolate Sse05_10M linkage group LG5, IFAPA_SoseM_1, whole genome shotgun sequence:
- the foxd5 gene encoding forkhead box protein D5, producing MTLSTEIEASQHVALPLEEDEIDIVGEDKPTHGRFYGNECSTDAGSSAESGAEFDSSGADSSGESENNFCADAQPSRKVQSSSVKPPYSYIALITMAILQSPQKKLTLSGICDFISDKFPYYRDKFPAWQNSIRHNLSLNDCFIKIPREPGNPGKGNYWSLDPASEDMFDNGSFLRRRKRFKRNQPEFGKDGLVFYSGVNFHRPYGQPYCVQGQVSSPPTAALRYMPLQEGIMIPPSNYHLLPQTLNNQGKSSGAQDFRAQHCASEPVVPKPVPKPGPLKCSFSIDSIISKPSPVTPQSPNPHSALFYGHLVSGSAAGLVPTLVQPPRTPFCPPAMLNAAALINERLRLSYPRC from the coding sequence atgactctctCCACTGAAATTGAAGCTTCGCAACACGTCGCCCTGCCTCTGGAGGAGGATGAGATCGACATAGTGGGCGAGGATAAACCCACACACGGGCGTTTCTATGGAAACGAGTGCTCTACAGACGCCGGTTCCTCAGCAGAATCGGGTGCTGAATTCGACTCATCAGGCGCTGACTCGTCAGGGGAAAGTGAGAACAATTTCTGCGCAGACGCACAGCCGTCCAGAAAAGTCCAGAGCAGCTCGGTGAAGCCTCCCTACTCCTACATTGCCCTCATCACCATGGCCATCCTGCAGAGTCCGCAGAAGAAGCTGACTCTGAGCGGCATCTGTGACTTCATCAGCGACAAATTCCCCTATTACAGAGACAAGTTCCCCGCCTGGCAAAACTCCATCAGGCACAACCTCTCTCTCAACGACTGCTTCATCAAGATCCCAAGGGAGCCTGGGAACCCGGGCAAAGGCAACTATTGGTCTCTGGACCCAGCTTCAGAAGACATGTTCGACAACGGCAGCTTCCTGCGCCGGAGGAAGCGCTTTAAAAGAAACCAGCCCGAGTTTGGCAAAGACGGACTTGTGTTTTACTCCGGGGTGAACTTCCATCGGCCTTACGGGCAACCATATTGTGTACAGGGCCAGGTTAGCTCCCCACCCACCGCTGCTCTCCGGTACATGCCCCTACAGGAGGGCATCATGATACCTCCCTCTAACTATCACCTTCTGCCACAGACTCTGAACAACCAGGGTAAGAGCAGCGGCGCTCAAGATTTCAGAGCGCAGCATTGCGCGTCAGAGCCCGTTGTGCCAAAGCCTGTGCCAAAGCCTGGCCCTTTAAAGTGCTCCTTTAGCATCGACAGCATCATCAGCAAACCCTCACCCGTCACCCCACAGAGCCCAAACCCACACAGCGCTCTGTTCTATGGTCACCTCGTGTCCGGTTCTGCTGCCGGTTTGGTTCCGACGCTTGTTCAGCCTCCCAGGACTCCATTCTGCCCGCCGGCCATGCTGAACGCCGCTGCCCTCATAAACGAGCGCCTCAGACTCTCCTATCCTCGCTGCTGA